The proteins below are encoded in one region of Deltaproteobacteria bacterium:
- the rsmD gene encoding 16S rRNA (guanine(966)-N(2))-methyltransferase RsmD, whose translation MRIIAGRFRGRRLGVVRGAMRPTADRVREAVFNILGPGLEGVRVLDLFAGTGALGIEALSRGAREAIFVEHSSTSLQVLRNNLASCDLLATTQVLPLAVPRALKQLAAQKQQFELIFLDPPYGQGLAAQTLELLAQSPLLSSEVRIVVEHGRHDPLPALCHSLIQVDQRRYGDTLISFYTWVRTADLSQAGNKEHRD comes from the coding sequence TTGCGGATTATTGCTGGCCGGTTCCGGGGCCGGCGGTTAGGGGTGGTCCGGGGCGCAATGCGCCCTACGGCCGATCGGGTGCGGGAGGCGGTATTTAACATCCTGGGGCCGGGGTTGGAAGGAGTCCGGGTGTTAGATCTGTTCGCCGGCACCGGCGCTCTGGGTATCGAAGCCCTCAGTCGAGGGGCGCGGGAGGCGATATTTGTGGAGCATAGTTCCACTTCCTTGCAGGTGTTGCGGAACAATCTGGCCAGTTGCGATCTTTTGGCGACCACCCAGGTTCTCCCCTTGGCCGTGCCCCGGGCCCTGAAACAGTTGGCGGCCCAGAAGCAGCAATTTGAGCTGATCTTTCTGGATCCGCCGTACGGTCAGGGATTGGCGGCTCAGACATTAGAATTGTTGGCTCAGAGCCCGTTGCTCAGTTCTGAGGTTCGAATAGTAGTAGAACATGGGCGTCATGACCCTTTACCGGCGTTATGCCACTCCCTTATTCAGGTCGATCAACGCCGCTATGGCGACACCCTGATCTCTTTTTATACATGGGTCCGGACTGCCGACCTTAGCCAGGCGGGAAACAAGGAGCACCGCGATTAA
- the coaD gene encoding pantetheine-phosphate adenylyltransferase, producing MSKVAIYPGSFDPITNGHIDLIERGLKIFDEIIVAIAINPIKSGLFSFEERVELIRGSINNHPRVKIDHFSGLLVDYVRTQNTNIVLRGLRAITDFDYEFQLAMMNRRLAPEIETVFLMTGLKWVFLSSGILKEAARLGGAIEGLVPEIVCRRLKEKYGLG from the coding sequence ATGTCCAAGGTAGCAATTTATCCCGGCTCTTTTGACCCCATAACCAATGGCCATATCGACCTGATCGAGCGGGGTCTCAAGATTTTTGACGAGATTATTGTCGCTATTGCCATCAATCCCATTAAATCTGGCCTGTTCAGCTTTGAGGAACGGGTTGAATTAATCCGCGGCTCCATAAACAACCATCCCAGAGTTAAGATCGACCATTTTTCCGGCCTGTTGGTTGATTATGTCCGCACCCAGAACACCAATATCGTCCTCAGGGGTCTGAGAGCGATTACCGACTTTGATTATGAATTCCAATTGGCCATGATGAATCGGCGGTTGGCTCCCGAAATCGAAACCGTCTTTTTGATGACCGGCCTCAAATGGGTATTCTTAAGTTCCGGTATCCTTAAAGAAGCCGCCCGCCTAGGGGGAGCTATCGAAGGTCTGGTGCCGGAAATCGTCTGTCGGCGGCTTAAAGAAAAATACGGGCTGGGCTGA
- a CDS encoding DUF3842 family protein, translated as MRICVIDGQGGGIGATIIKRLKEVYREEHEIIALGTNAIATAQMMKARANKGATGENAIVCTVPTAAVIIGPIAILLANSMMGELTPRMAEAIASAPGRKLIIPLTQEPVEVVGLKPEPLPHLVEYIVTKRLKEIVDHV; from the coding sequence TTGCGTATCTGCGTAATTGATGGACAAGGAGGCGGGATCGGGGCGACGATCATTAAACGGCTCAAAGAGGTCTATCGTGAGGAACACGAAATCATCGCCCTGGGCACCAATGCCATTGCTACCGCCCAGATGATGAAGGCCCGGGCTAATAAAGGCGCGACCGGCGAAAATGCCATTGTGTGCACCGTGCCCACGGCCGCGGTGATCATTGGCCCGATCGCCATTCTCCTCGCCAATTCGATGATGGGCGAACTGACGCCCCGGATGGCCGAGGCCATTGCTTCGGCTCCGGGCCGCAAACTGATCATCCCGCTAACTCAGGAACCGGTTGAGGTAGTCGGTCTCAAACCCGAGCCTTTGCCTCACCTGGTAGAATATATCGTAACCAAAAGACTCAAGGAGATTGTTGACCATGTGTGA
- a CDS encoding CooT family nickel-binding protein, which translates to MCEAAAYVIRNGKEELFLEEVDLVEPDGENLRLVNIFGEQKLIKATIHSLNLVNHKVILKEK; encoded by the coding sequence ATGTGTGAAGCAGCTGCTTATGTAATCAGAAACGGCAAAGAAGAACTGTTTCTGGAAGAAGTGGACCTGGTGGAGCCAGACGGGGAAAACCTCCGGCTGGTAAATATTTTCGGCGAGCAAAAGCTCATTAAGGCTACCATCCACAGCCTCAATCTGGTGAATCACAAGGTGATTCTCAAAGAAAAATGA
- a CDS encoding MBL fold metallo-hydrolase, whose amino-acid sequence MLEQVLQKLSWLGHDCFKYSGPPVIYFDPYELSNGEPADLILISHDHFDHCSPSDVAKIQLPNTVIVTMESAAAQLSGSVIILRPGEQTQASGLTIEAVPAYNLNKDFHPQKAGHLGFIVTIDGVRLYHAGDTDFIPEMKGLKVDIALLPVSGTYVMTAAEAAQAARAIEPQIAIPMHYGSIVGSGSDAKTFKSLLEGRIRVEILPRA is encoded by the coding sequence ATGTTAGAACAGGTATTGCAAAAGCTGAGTTGGCTGGGACATGATTGTTTTAAATACTCCGGTCCCCCAGTGATCTACTTTGATCCGTATGAACTGTCCAACGGGGAGCCGGCCGATCTGATTCTGATCAGTCATGATCACTTTGATCATTGTTCGCCGAGCGATGTGGCCAAAATTCAGCTCCCGAATACGGTCATTGTAACCATGGAAAGCGCGGCGGCTCAACTTTCCGGGTCGGTGATCATTCTCCGACCCGGAGAGCAAACCCAGGCCTCTGGGCTGACCATTGAGGCGGTTCCGGCTTATAACCTCAATAAGGATTTTCATCCCCAAAAGGCAGGGCATTTGGGGTTCATTGTAACCATAGACGGGGTTAGATTATATCACGCCGGGGATACGGATTTTATTCCGGAAATGAAGGGGCTTAAGGTGGATATTGCCTTGCTGCCGGTGTCAGGGACTTATGTGATGACCGCTGCGGAGGCCGCCCAAGCCGCCCGGGCCATTGAGCCCCAGATTGCCATTCCCATGCATTATGGTTCGATCGTGGGGTCGGGATCGGACGCCAAGACCTTCAAGTCTCTCTTAGAGGGCCGGATCCGGGTGGAAATCCTGCCCAGAGCCTGA